A genomic stretch from Ureibacillus composti includes:
- the ilvD gene encoding dihydroxy-acid dehydratase, with translation MRSDMIKVGVDRAPHRSLLYATGKVKAKDLGKPFIGVCNSYIDIIPGHVHLREFADVVKEAIIEAGGIPFEFNTIGVDDGIAMGHIGMRYSLPSRELIADSAETVINAHWFDGVFYIPNCDKITPGMLMAAVRTNVPSIFVSGGPMEAGTSASGKQLSLTSVFEGVGAHKSGNMSAEELLDIENNACPTCGSCSGMFTANSMNCLMEMLGVALPGNGTIVATSERRKELIYEAAKHLVRMIKEDVKPRDIITKEAIDDAFALDMAMGGSTNTVLHTLAIANEAEIEYNLEDINKVAARVPYLAKIMPASDISMDDINKAGGVESIINELTKIPGAIHPDRITVTGKTMGELVQDHNIINDKVIRTKDNPYSPVGGLSILFGNIAPEGSVIKVGAVDPSIKEFTGEAIVFESQDEAQAAIDNGTVREGHVVVIRYEGPKGGPGMPEMLAPTSAIMGRGLGTKVALITDGRFSGASRGISIGHISPEAAEGGPIALVENGDIIEIDLPNRTINLKVSDDVLEERRQNLKPFEPKIKTGWLARYSKLVTNASKGGVMKI, from the coding sequence ATGAGAAGTGACATGATTAAAGTAGGAGTTGATCGTGCTCCTCACCGTAGTCTTCTTTATGCTACGGGAAAAGTAAAAGCTAAAGATTTAGGAAAACCATTTATTGGTGTTTGTAACTCTTATATCGACATCATTCCTGGTCACGTACACTTACGCGAGTTTGCGGACGTAGTAAAGGAAGCGATTATTGAAGCAGGCGGTATTCCATTCGAATTTAATACGATTGGTGTAGATGATGGTATTGCGATGGGGCATATTGGTATGAGATATTCATTACCAAGTCGTGAGTTAATTGCCGATTCAGCAGAAACTGTTATTAATGCACACTGGTTTGATGGTGTATTTTACATACCAAACTGTGACAAAATTACACCAGGGATGTTAATGGCTGCAGTTCGTACAAATGTTCCATCGATCTTTGTTTCTGGAGGTCCAATGGAAGCAGGTACGAGTGCAAGTGGTAAGCAATTGTCTTTAACATCAGTATTTGAAGGAGTAGGCGCTCATAAATCAGGCAATATGTCAGCTGAAGAGCTTTTAGACATTGAAAATAACGCTTGTCCAACTTGTGGTTCATGTTCTGGTATGTTTACTGCTAATTCAATGAACTGCTTAATGGAAATGTTAGGTGTTGCTCTACCAGGTAACGGTACAATTGTTGCTACAAGTGAAAGACGTAAGGAATTAATTTACGAAGCTGCAAAACACTTAGTTCGAATGATCAAAGAAGATGTAAAGCCTCGTGATATTATTACCAAAGAAGCCATTGATGATGCATTTGCTTTAGATATGGCAATGGGTGGATCAACAAATACTGTACTACATACTTTAGCTATTGCAAATGAAGCTGAAATTGAGTATAACTTAGAGGATATCAACAAGGTTGCTGCACGAGTTCCATATTTAGCGAAAATCATGCCAGCATCTGATATCTCAATGGACGATATCAACAAAGCAGGTGGCGTTGAGTCTATTATTAATGAGTTAACTAAAATTCCTGGTGCAATTCATCCGGATCGTATTACTGTTACAGGTAAAACAATGGGTGAGTTAGTACAAGACCACAATATCATAAATGACAAAGTTATTCGCACGAAGGATAACCCATATAGTCCAGTTGGAGGATTATCAATTTTATTTGGTAATATTGCTCCAGAAGGTTCAGTAATCAAAGTCGGCGCTGTTGACCCATCTATTAAAGAATTCACTGGCGAAGCAATTGTCTTTGAATCTCAAGATGAAGCTCAAGCAGCAATTGATAATGGTACTGTTCGCGAAGGTCATGTTGTAGTTATTCGCTACGAAGGTCCTAAAGGTGGGCCAGGTATGCCAGAAATGCTTGCACCAACTTCTGCGATCATGGGTCGTGGGTTAGGTACAAAAGTTGCATTAATCACAGATGGCCGTTTCAGTGGTGCATCTCGTGGTATTTCAATCGGTCATATCTCACCAGAAGCAGCAGAGGGTGGTCCAATTGCCTTAGTTGAAAATGGTGATATCATCGAAATCGATTTACCAAACCGTACAATCAACCTAAAAGTTTCTGATGATGTGTTAGAAG